One Aegilops tauschii subsp. strangulata cultivar AL8/78 chromosome 7, Aet v6.0, whole genome shotgun sequence genomic window carries:
- the LOC141027286 gene encoding uncharacterized protein codes for MPKRSTGFTPFFLVYGAKAVIPTDVEFDSPCVTMYTEVEAKEPREDGVGLLEEARLLALSRSAIYQQGLRHYHSKKIRPLTFWEGDLVLRLVQEQTVQHKPSSPWEGPFIVSKALCDRNAYYLIDTRKSNKCKRDTAG; via the coding sequence ATGCCAAAACGGTCGACCGGGTTtaccccattcttccttgtctatGGAGCAaaagccgtcatcccgaccgacgtcgagttcgactcgccgtGCGTCACGATGTACACCGAAGTCGAAGCCAAGGAACCCCGCGAAGACGGCGTCGGCCTGCTCGAAGAAGCACGTCTCCTAGCGCTCAGCCGCtcagccatctaccagcaaggcctgaggcactaTCACAGCAAGAAGATCAGGCCCCTCACTTTTTGGGAGGGAGACCTCGTCCTCCGACTCGTCCAAGAGCAGACCGTCCAACACAAGCCGTCCTCCccatgggagggccccttcatcgtcagcaaggcCCTGTGTGATCGCaacgcctactacctcatcgacacCCGCAAGTCAAACAAGTGCAAGAGAGACACCGCCGGCTAG
- the LOC141027287 gene encoding uncharacterized protein, translating to MHFDGSKMRLGLGAGIVLSSPKGDRLKYALQIHFAASNNVAEDEALVHGLRLAKQLGIRRILCYGDLNLVVQQCSGEWDAHDPIMASYRFLVQKLSGFFPGCEFLHVPRAENDAADTLAKIASSR from the coding sequence atgcacttcgacggctcaaAGATGCGTCTCGGCCTAGGGGCCGGCATTGTGCTGTCCTCCCCAAAGGGCGACCGGCTCAAATACGCGCTCcagatccactttgccgcctccaacaacgtcgccgaggaCGAAGCTCTCGTGCACGGCCTCCGGCTCGCCAAGCAGCTCGGCATCCGGCGCATCCTATGCTATGGCGACTTGAATCTGGTGGTGCAGCAGTGCTCCGGTGAGTGGGACGCCCACGACCCCatcatggcaagctaccgcttccttgTCCAGAAGCTGTCCGGATTCTTCCCgggctgcgagttcctccacgtcccACGCGCGGAAAATGATGCGGCCGACACGCTCGCCAAGATTGCCTCGTCCCGGTAG